One window of Perca fluviatilis chromosome 12, GENO_Pfluv_1.0, whole genome shotgun sequence genomic DNA carries:
- the tank gene encoding TRAF family member-associated NF-kappa-B activator — protein sequence MERNIGDQLNKAFEAYRQVSIEKDNAKKELQQMSEFYERHTQKLQKQIEDQQQLISKLEAKLSATRQPTGEMKCEPANHLLDGASAFKKIQYPENMVTVAVAPNKQVSVDYQNMLDAFEAIEGKFRQIRSLTRRQKDHLKRFHGGIDVSNDQRFSMPIQCTDRTAEAETPFSSALRSAVDIPLPHTSLASRGASPEDRDLVDSLTKLSVKFPPSADSEYDFLNSTPERHIGLTMPTKLPLSSVPSTLTEEEPIEPMPFAYPSSPSHSTSSPLSQESVRGPQQPLWSPELCDAVDVGTELATPQSSSPDKCAFCQAVVPQDRMNSHLYSHFSTKNEANN from the exons ATGGAAAGGAACATCGGAGACCAGCTCAATAAAGCTTTTGAAGCTTATCGCCAGGTCTCCATTGAAAAGGACAATGCTAAAAAGGAGCTGCAACAAATG AGTGAATTTTATGAGCGACACActcaaaaacttcaaaagcaGATAGAGGATCAGCAGCAGTTGATTTCAAAACTTGAAGCTAAGTTATCAGCAACAAGGCAACCAACAG GAGAGATGAAATGTGAGCCTGCCAATCATCTCCTTGATGGGGCCAGTGCTTTTAAGAAAATACAGTACCCG GAGAATATGGTCACTGTTGCTGTGGCTCCTAATAAGCAAGTCAGCGTTGACTA TCAGAACATGCTGGATGCATTTGAAGCAATTGAAGGGAAATTCCGGCAGATTCGTTCTCTTACCAGAAGACAAAAAGATCACCTAAAAAGATTCCATGGAGGAATTGATGTATCAAACG ATCAGCGGTTCTCCATGCCCATCCAGTGCACAGACCGTACAGCAGAGGCAGAGACACCCTTTTCCTCAGCACTAAGGTCAGCAGTGGATATCCCACTCCCGCATACGTCTCTGGCATCCCGCGGTGCCAGCCCCGAGGACAGGGACTTAGTAGACTCTCTCACCAAACTCAGTGTCAAATTCCCGCCCTCTGCGGACAGTGAATATGACTTCCTGAACAGTACTCCAGAGAGACACATTGGTCTGACCATGCCCACAAAGCTGCCTCTCAGTAGTGTCCCCTCCACATTAACAGAAGAGGAGCCCATTGAACCCATGCCTTTTGCCTACCCTTCATCCCCCTCCCACTCAACATCATCTCCACTCTCCCAGGAGAGCGTACGGGGACCCCAGCAG CCTCTCTGGAGCCCTGAGCTGTGTGATGCAGTTGACGTGGGGACAGAGCTAGCGACGCCTCAGAGCAGCAGTCCCGATAAATGTGCTTTCTGCCAGGCTGTGGTTCCTCAGGACCGAATGAACAGCCACCTCTACTCACATTTCTCTACTAAGAATGAAGCCAACAATTGA